A segment of the Anguilla anguilla isolate fAngAng1 chromosome 6, fAngAng1.pri, whole genome shotgun sequence genome:
GGTTAAGTTTGCAGTGACCTGGCAAAAGAACACTCTTTTTGCAGTGACATTCAACACAAGACTTAAGCACGCTGCAATGCCGTTGGATTCTGTAATGGTGCAGCACTCCTCCAAACCCCCCGATTGTACTGGGACAGGTGTGCAGAGTGTCGCCAATGTCCTCCCCTCACTTGGCGGGCTGCGAAGAGGCGGCTTTGGCAGAGGTGAGGCGCAGCGTCTCTGAGGCGCGGTAGGAGAGGGTGCTCATCTTGGTGGTGAGGCTGgggtgggagtgtctgggggcggagccgggcccGCACCTCAGCAGCCGCAGGAGGTTCCGGCGGAAGTTTCGCCCCACGAAGCCGTACAGGATGGGGTTCATGCAGCTGTTGAAGTAGGCGATGCAGATGGTGAAGGGCAAGGCGGTGTCGATGATGTCCAGCGTGGGGCAGTTCTCGATCACCTTGAGCAGGGCCAGCACGTGCATGAAGTGGAAGATCTGGTGCGGCACCCAGCACAGGAAGAAGGCCAGCACCACGGCGGCCAGCATCTGCAGCACCTCGTCGCCTCGGGAACGGCTGCTCTGGACGCGCCGGGCCTCTAGCAGGGCCCGCCCAATCAGGCAGTAGCAGGTGACGATGATGACAAAGGGAATGAGGAAGCCCAGGACGCTCTTCATCAGGCCTATGGCCACCAGAACGTGGCTGAGCTCGTGCTTGTCCAGGGTGCCGCAGACGGTGGTGTTGGGGTGGTTGATGGTGAAGACGTCGCGGCTGAGCGCTGTGGGCAGGCTCAGCAGGAAGGCAAAGGCCCAGATGAGGACGCAGGTGATGCGGGCGTACACCACCGTCCGCCGCTGCCTCGACCGCACAGGGTGCACGATGGCCAGGTAGCGGTCGATGCTGAGCGAGGTGAGGAAGAAGATGCTGGTGTAGAGGTTGAAGATGGTCAACCCTGCGCTCGCCTTGCACAGGAACCCGCCAAAAGGCCAGTTGTAGCCCATGGCGGTGAAGGTGGCCCACATGGGCAGGGTGATGAGGAAGGTGAGGTCGGACACGGCCAGGTTAAGCACAAAGATGTTTGCCACTGTCTTCAGCTTCATGTAGCAGTAAATGACGGCCACCACCATGCTATTTCCCACGATGCCGATGACAAAGTTGCAGCCGTAGACAACAGGAATGAGCGTGTAAATGTAGCTGTGTCTGCCGGATGTGTTGCAGGTTATATGGATTCCCTCCGTCCTTCCCACTGTTAAGTTCTCCATGCTGTACGATAAGCAAGATCCCACTACTTTGTACAGGCCAAGAAGAGATGCTCACAGCCTCCTgtacagaacacagcacagtcaggaATGTAAATCACGATCCCAATGTTAATGTGTATCAAAAACAGCAATGAAACATACACATCCAACGTTGGATGGATGTTTGAGGGcgacacattaataaaaaaaaacctgcacacaatGATACTGTTTCCACCATTTATTGATAACATGTCGCTCTGACGTGGATCTTTGTCAGGTCAATCAAATCACAGTGTTATCATGCATACAGTACTTAAAAATGGTTATGATTTGGATACAGTCATATTTCAATTAAGGTGTTTACATTCACCATGAAATAAATGGCTGTTGAAATTTATTTATGCTCAGAATCCAGAATTTTCCTGCAACTGTATTATTTGCAAGAGATTTTATGCtacattgtgttgtttttttcaatctttaaaaaataactggCAACCACACAAGTCCTGACATTAGTGTTTCTTAACAAACACCTcaaaaattgataaataaatctgtctaaGCAAGAAAAGTGGATTGgaaaatgacaggggactgacaatgTCATTCAAGAGCGGTTACCCAACTGATGTTACTGGAAGGTGAGTGGGTGGTTTTCATAAGGCACATCAGTGATGtataataatatgtaaatatcatgaagcAGTATTAattcctgtttaaaaataaaatgcttatgTCATTCACAGCAAAGTTAAAAAGTAATACTGCCTCATAATACTGTattatgaagtaaaaaaaaaaaatctaaatgtaataattttagAAGCTCTTAAATTACTGTTGGCCCCAACACTGCCTAATGGCTAAACCAGCTGACATAACTTCCAAACAGAAGTGTGGTTTCTAACCATTCCTGAAACATGCCAAGTTTCTACTTTCGTTACTTGTAAAAAGGTGCATCGATGTGTGCAAAATCATAAGTGTCAAAATGTTCCTGATGAAACTATCTTCTTTACTGCAGTTTACTTGGTTGgttgttttggggaaaaaagaaaagctgtcTACATTTGATTAAAGTTCTGATTTGATAAAGTTCCTTTCAGCAATTGTTCTCATTTGTTGACACagaattaaaacacattttagctATTAAGCACAACGTAGCAACAACTCATGCCATGTACACCATTCCACTAAATAGTCCAACAA
Coding sequences within it:
- the LOC118230825 gene encoding type-1 angiotensin II receptor-like — encoded protein: MENLTVGRTEGIHITCNTSGRHSYIYTLIPVVYGCNFVIGIVGNSMVVAVIYCYMKLKTVANIFVLNLAVSDLTFLITLPMWATFTAMGYNWPFGGFLCKASAGLTIFNLYTSIFFLTSLSIDRYLAIVHPVRSRQRRTVVYARITCVLIWAFAFLLSLPTALSRDVFTINHPNTTVCGTLDKHELSHVLVAIGLMKSVLGFLIPFVIIVTCYCLIGRALLEARRVQSSRSRGDEVLQMLAAVVLAFFLCWVPHQIFHFMHVLALLKVIENCPTLDIIDTALPFTICIAYFNSCMNPILYGFVGRNFRRNLLRLLRCGPGSAPRHSHPSLTTKMSTLSYRASETLRLTSAKAASSQPAK